The following are from one region of the Penaeus chinensis breed Huanghai No. 1 chromosome 5, ASM1920278v2, whole genome shotgun sequence genome:
- the LOC125025617 gene encoding piggyBac transposable element-derived protein 4-like, protein MCSSVFPKTMTRDRFDILSSTLHFANNEGEHSAEDWLWKLRPVIDVLDSPYRSVFVPRKNVTVDESLWVFKGRHQALQYNPSKRARRGLKVYKLCSSDGPEAGYSAAFNIYMGQDRGEFTESMKAVDDLMEKAKLLDKGYQLYTDNWYSSPTLFHNLQARKTTAVGTVRVNRKGMPSDLQVSRGQIDFWSSKTGMLCLQWLDKRPVTMLSTAHTSKVVTLPPNRRGVERSKPEVVVSYNNGMKGVDLSDQLAQSYPATKKTIKWYKKEFFLPAGYDHHQRAGCPPGSRRKDASVEVPYGTSSGIAAARWLTCLLPAEPSSEPT, encoded by the exons ATGTGCTCGTCGGTGTTCCCCAAGACCATGACCAGGGACCGCTTCGacatcctttcctccaccctccacttcgCTAACAACGAAGGGGAGCACAGCGCGGAGGACTGGTTGTGGAAGCTGCGCCCTGTGATTGACGTCTTGGACTCGCCGTACCGTTCCGTCTTTGTCCCCAGAAAGAACGTGACCGTCGACGAGAGCTTGTGGGTCTTCAAGGGGAGGCATCAGGCCCTTCAGTACAACCCTAGTAAGAGGGCTAGGAGGGGCCTGAAGGTCTACAAGCTGTGTTCGTCCGACGGTCCAGAGGCAGGGTATTCGGCGGCCTTCAATATTTACATGGGGCAGGATCGCGGCGAGTTTACGGAGAGTATGAAGGCCGTCGACGACCTGATGGAGAAAGCAAAGCTGCTCGACAAGGGGTATCAGTTGTACACAGACAACTGGTATTCCTCCCCGACTCTCTTCCACAATCTGCAGGCTCGGAAGACCACCGCCGTTGGCACAGTACGTGTCAACAGGAAGGGTATGCCCTCGGACCTGCAGGTGAGTCGGGGACAAATCGACTTCTGGAGTAGCAAAACCGGAATGCTTTGCCTGCAGTGGTTAGACAAGCGTCCTGTGACAATGCTTTCCACTGCCCACACATCAAAGGTCGTTACCCTGCCTCCCAACCGCCGAGGGGTGGAGAGGTCGAAGCCCGAGGTTGTTGTCAGTTACAACAACGGCATGAAGGGCGTCGACCTCTCGGATCAGCTGGCGCAGTCATATCCAGCAACCAAGAAGACCATCAAGTGGTACAAAAAGGAATTTTTTTTACCTGCTGGATATGACCACCATCAACGCGCTGGCTGTCCACCGGGCTCTCGGCGGAAAGATGCCTCAGTGGAAGTTCCGTACGGAACTAGTTCGGGAATTGCTGCAGCGAG gTGGCTGACCTGCCTCCTTCCGGCGGAACCCTCCTCAGAACCAACCTGA